A genomic region of Fusarium falciforme chromosome 4, complete sequence contains the following coding sequences:
- a CDS encoding Histidine kinase → MIDDAALAAAAEIVASIAPDSRLPNSIPVGVASQVQLPGRDTPAKRKLEIELQNLALRVGKLESQASATSTFPETPNEAIDTLFGGEDTSNSNVALTTRPKSKVIHAQGSLHSPHLPSYQLTKEALEGLREHVDDQSKLLDSQREELAGVNAQLLEQKQLQERALEVLEQERIATLERELWKHQKANEAFQKALREIGEIVTAVARGDLTMKVRMNTVEMDPEITTFKRTINAMMDQLQTFASEVSRVAREVGTEGLLGGQARIGGVDGTWKELTDNVNVMAQNLTDQVREIASVTTAVAHGDLTKKIERPARGEILQLQQTINTMVDQLRTFASEVTRVARDVGTEGMLGGQADVGGVQGMWNDLTVNVNAMANNLTTQVRDIIKVTTAVAKGDLTQKVQADCRGEIFDLKSTINSMVDQLQQFAREVTKIAREVGTEGRLGGQATVHDVEGTWRDLTENVNGMAMNLTTQVREIAKVTTAVAKGDLTKKIGVEVKGEIAELKNTINQMVDRLGTFAVEVSKVAREVGTDGTLGGQAQVANVEGKWKDLTENVNTMASNLTVQVRSISTVTQAIANGDMSQKIKVEANGEIQVLKETINNMVDRLSSFCYEVQRVAKDVGVDGKMGAQADVAGLDGRWKEITTDVNTMASNLTTQVRAFSDITNLATDGDFTKLVDVEASGEMDELKRKINQMISNLRDSIQRNTQAREAAELANKTKSEFLANMSHEIRTPMNGIIGMTQLTLDTDLTQYQREMLNIVNNLANSLLTIIDDILDLSKIEARRMVIEEIPYTLRGTVFNALKTLAVKANEKFLDLTYKVDSSVPDYVIGDSFRLRQIILNLVGNAIKFTEHGEVSLTIKERVEQRNVRPGEYAVEFIVEDTGIGIAKDKLDLIFDTFQQADGSMTRKFGGTGLGLSISKRLVNLMGGDLWVISEQGKGSEFHFTCLVKLAHDDAAMIEQQIRPYRGHQVLFVDKAQSKDGASIKGMLEQIGLHPVVVESEKSPALTRLQASGSLPYDAILVDSIDTARRLRAVDDFKYLPIVLLAPVVHVSLKSCLDLGITSYMTTPCKLIDLGNGMIPALENRATPSLADNTKSFEILLAEDNTVNQRLAVKILEKYHHVVTVVGNGWEAVEAVKRKKFDVILMDVQMPIMGGFEATGKIREYERGIGTHRTPIIALTAHAMMGDREKCIQAQMDEYLSKPLQQNHLIQTILKCATLGGPLLEKNRERELALHAEAKSSKHKEGGQGLLRPSLEGRSFTSREPLSGNGKESPALLSPDEDPMARARLDFSDMRSLSN, encoded by the exons ATGATTGACGATGcggccctcgccgccgccgccgagatcGTGGCATCGATTGCCCCAGATTCCCGACTGCCCAATTCGATACCCGTGGGCGTAGCGTCCCAGGTCCAGCTACCAGGCCGCGACACACCCGCCAAGCGCAAGCTTGAGATAGAACTCCAGAACCTCGCCCTGCGCGTGGGCAAGCTCGAGAGCCAGGCCTCGGCCACGTCCACATTCCCCGAGACGCCCAACGAGGCCATTGACACCCTCTTTGGCGGCGAAGACACCAGCAACAGTAACGTTGCGCTGACGACCCGCCCCAAGTCCAAAGTCATTCACGCCCAAGGTAGCTTGCACTCTCCGCATCTGCCATCTTACCAGCTGACCAAAGAAGCCCTCGAAGGACTTCGAGAACATGTCGACGACCAGTCCAAGTTGCTCGATAGCCAGCGAGAGGAGCTGGCTGGCGTCAACGCCCAGCTCTTGGAGCAGAAGCAGCTACAAGAGCGAGccctcgaggtcctcgagcaggAGCGCATTGCCACTCTGGAGCGGGAGCTCTGGAAGCACCAAAAGGCCAACGAGGCCTTCCAAAAGGCCTTGAGGGAAATCGGCGAAATCGTCACCGCCGTCGCCCGCGGCGACCTGACCATGAAGGTCCGCATGAACACGGTTGAGATGGACCCTGAAATCACGACATTCAAGCGCACTATTAACGCCATGATGGACCAACTGCAAACATTTGCCAGCGAAGTCTCGCGGGTCGCTCGTGAGGTCGGTACTGAGGGTCTACTGGGCGGACAAGCCCGCATCGGTGGCGTTGATGGAACATGGAAGGAATTGACGGACAATG TGAACGTAATGGCTCAGAACTTGACCGATCAAG TGCGAGAAATTGCCTCTGTTACAACAGCTGTAGCCCACGGTGACCTGACAAAGAAGATCGAGAGACCTGCACGGGGAGAGATATTGCAGCTTCAACagaccatcaacaccatggtCGACCAACTACGGACCTTTGCATCTGAAGTCACTCGCGTAGCAAGAGATGTCGGAACCGAAGGTATGCTGGGTGGACAAGCCGACGTAGGGGGAGTGCAGGGCATGTGGAACGATCTCACCGTCAATGTCAACGCCATGGCCAACAACTTGACGACCCAAGTCCGCGACATTATCAAGGTCACGACCGCTGTCGCCAAGGGAGACTTGACGCAAAAGGTCCAGGCCGACTGCAGGGGAGAAATCTTTGATCTCAAGTCTACAATCAACTCCATGGTCGACCAGCTCCAGCAGTTTGCCCGCGAAGTTACAAAGATCGCCAGAGAAGTCGGTACCGAGGGTCGTTTGGGAGGTCAGGCTACTGTGCACGACGTCGAAGGCACCTGGAGGGATCTCACAGAGAACGTCAACGGCATGGCCATGAACCTGACGACTCAAGTGCGAGAAATTGCCAAGGTTACTACTGCTGTCGCCAAGGGTGATCTGACAAAGAAGATTGGGGTCGAGGTCAAGGGCGAGATTGCGGAGCTCAAGAACACCATCAACCAGATGGTGGACCGCCTGGGTACATTCGCCGTCGAAGTGAGCAAGGTCGCCCGAGAAGTCGGCACGGATGGAACGCTGGGTGGACAGGCTCAGGTAGCCAATGTCGAGGGCAAGTGGAAGGATCTCACAGAAAACGTCAACACGATGGCCTCGAATCTCACAGTCCAG GTCAGAAGCATCTCAACAGTCACGCAAGCCATTGCAAATGGCGAcatgagccagaagatcaaggTCGAAGCAAATGGAGAGATACAGGTGCTGAAAGagaccatcaacaacatggTTGACCGTCTGTCTAGCTTCTGCTACGAAGTGCAACGAGTCGCCAAGGATGTGGGCGTTGATGGCAAGATGGGGGCTCAAGCCGATGTGGCCGGACTGGACGGCCGATGGAAGGAGATTACAACAGACGTCAACACCATGGCTAGCAACTTG ACAACGCAAGTGCGCGCCTTCTCGGATATTACTAACCTGGCCACCGACGGGGACTTTACCAAGCTCGTCGACGTCGAAGCCTCGGGCGAGATGGATGAGCTCAAGCGAAAGATCAACCAGATGATTTCAAATCTGCGAGACTCTATCCAGCGAAACACCCAGGCCagagaggctgctgagcttgCCAACAAGACCAAATCCGAGTTCCTGGCCAACATGTCCCACGAGATCCGAACACCCATGAACGGTATCATCGGGATGACTCAACTGACATTAGACACCGACCTGACTCAATATCAGAGGGAGATGCTTAATATTGTCAATAATCTTGCCAATAGCCTCCTGACGATCATTGACGACATCTTGGATCTTTCCAAGATTGAGGCTCGGAGAATGGTGATTGAAGAGATCCCCTACACTCTGCGGGGAACAGTCTTCAACGCCCTCAAGACTCTCGCCGTCAAGGCAAACGAGAAGTTCTTGGACCTCACCTACAAGGTCGACAGCTCCGTGCCGGACTACGTTATTGGCGATTCTTTCCGTCTCAGGCAAATTATTCTGAACCTTGTTGGCAACGCCATCAAGTTCACTGAGCACGGCGAGGTCAGCCTGACGATCAAGGAACGCGTCGAGCAGAGAAATGTACGACCTGGTGAGTATGCGGTTGAGTTTATCGTTGAGGACACGGGTATTGGAATAGCAAAGGACAAGCTGGACCTGATCTTCGACACCTTCCAGCAGGCCGATGGGTCCATGACACGCAAGTTTGGAGGAACCGGCCTGGGTCTATCCATCTCGAAACGGCTCGTGAATCTCATGGGTGGTGATCTTTGGGTTATCAGCGAGCAGGGCAAGGGCAGCGAGTTCCACTTCACATGTCTGGTCAAGCTTGCCCACGACGACGCTGCTATGATCGAGCAGCAGATTCGCCCTTACCGAGGACACCAGGTTCTCTTTGTCGACAAGGCTCAGTCGAAGGATGGTGCCTCTATCAAGGGCATGCTGGAGCAGATTGGCCTTCaccccgtcgtcgtcgagtcAGAGAAGAGCCCCGCCCTGACACGCCTTCAAGCTAGCGGCTCACTCCCCTACGACGCCATTCTCGTGGATTCGATCGACACTGCTCGGAGGTTGAGAGCAGTGGACGACTTCAAGTACCTCCCTATTGTCCTCCTCGCACCCGTCGTCCACGTCAGCCTCAAGTCGTGCTTGGATCTGGGAATCACGTCGTATATGACGACTCCTTGCAAGCTCATTGATCTAGGGAACGGCATGATCCCTGCCCTTGAGAACCGAGCGACCCCCTCGCTGGCTGATAATACCAAGTCGTTCGAGATCCTACTCGCTGAGGATAACACGGTCAACCAAAGGTTAGCtgtcaagatcctcgaaAAGTACCACCACGTGGTGACGGTTGTGGGCAACGGTTGGGAGGCCGtggaggctgtcaagaggaagaagtttGACGTTATTCTTATGGACGTGCAGATGCCCATCATG GGAGGCTTCGAGGCCACAGGAAAGATTCGAGAGTACGAGCGCGGCATAGGAACACACCGTACACCCATTATCGCTCTAACGGCTCACGCTATGATGGGCGACCGAGAAAAGTGCATCCAGGCACAGATGGACGAGTACCTGTCCAAGCCCCTGCAGCAGAACCACCTCATCCAGACGATCCTCAAGTGTGCCACCCTCGGTGGCCCACTCCTCGAGAAGAACCGCGAGCGCGAGCTGGCCCTCCACGCTGAGGCCAAGTCGTCCAAACACAAGGAGGGAGGACAAGGCCTCCTGCGACCGTCTTTGGAGGGCCGCTCCTTTACGAGTCGAGAGCCTCTGTCGGGAAACGGCAAGGAGAGCCCGGCTCTGCTGTCGCCGGATGAGGATCCTATGGCAAGAGCACGTCTCGATTTCTCTGACATGAGGAGCCTGTCCAACTAA